ATGCCCTTTCACAGACGCCAGGCAGTTCCCAGGACCTTTATAAAGGCCTCAGCCCTGCCTGCCCATTATGAAAGAAGCCCCGTTGCCAAATCCGAGTGTTTCTCGTATCCTCAAAACCACCCCGCAGTATCCTGGCCCTGTCCGCAGTATCCCTCTGCCCTCTACTTCTTCTTCGGTCCAAGCATCGGCTCACCAATGTTGCTGCCAGTCAGCCGCACATTCGCAGCCTTCTGGAGCTTCAGCACAACATCCATGCTCGGGAAGTCAGCGCCCTTCCTCTCGAGTGCCGCCACTGCGGCAACGTCGACGTTGGCTTTCGCGGCGAGGTCCTTCTGGGTCATGGTGGCTCCCTTCTGGTTCTTCAGCTTCGTGCGGGCTTCGGAGAGGGCCTTGGCGACTTCGTCGGGGACCTTCTTGGTGGCGACCGGACCATCTGCGCGGTCGACCTTGGTGAGGCGTTGACCTTCTGGGTTGCCACTTGCCTGATGTGTTGTTAGCATATGCGGTGGAGGAGAAGCTTGGGTTGTCTTACGTTTGCGGTCGCGAACTTCTTGTCAGTGGAAACGACAGCTCCTGTCCGCTGGGCTGCGTTGAGTGCACTCTTGCCTCGGATCGTGGTCTCGCGCTGCGCTGTGCCTGGTCCGCGGACCTTGGAGCCGATCTTG
This genomic window from Fulvia fulva chromosome 4, complete sequence contains:
- a CDS encoding Multiprotein-bridging factor 1; protein product: MDDWESTTKIGSKVRGPGTAQRETTIRGKSALNAAQRTGAVVSTDKKFATANASGNPEGQRLTKVDRADGPVATKKVPDEVAKALSEARTKLKNQKGATMTQKDLAAKANVDVAAVAALERKGADFPSMDVVLKLQKAANVRLTGSNIGEPMLGPKKK